The following proteins are co-located in the Phaenicophaeus curvirostris isolate KB17595 chromosome 12, BPBGC_Pcur_1.0, whole genome shotgun sequence genome:
- the RCN2 gene encoding reticulocalbin-2 yields MRPLLALGLALWALWALGAAGGEPRADPGREALLGGQDEAEELARLSPEERRRRLRAILRRIDSDRDGLLARDELSSWIQQSFKHYVTQEAKQHFNDYDKDGDGLVSWKEYNMQMYDRVIDFDENTVLEDQEEESFRQLHLKEKKRFEKANRDDVPDLNVDEFVAFEHPEEAEYMTDFVIQEALEEHDKDGDGFVSLEEFLGDYRRDPTAREDPEWILVEKDRFVNDYDKDNDGKLNPQELLSWIVPNNQGIAQEEALHLIEEMDLNDDKKLSEAEIFKNQDLFLNSEATDYGRQLHDERFYHEEL; encoded by the exons ATGCGGCCGTTGCTGGCGCTGGGGCTGGCGCTGTGGGCGCTGTGGGCGCTgggcgcggcgggcggggagcCCCGCGCCGACCCCGGGCGGGAGGCGCTGCTCGGCGGGCAG GACGAGGCGGAGGAGCTGGCGCGGCTCAGCCCCgaggagcggcggcggcggctgcgcgCCATCCTGCGGCGGATCGACTCGGACCGCGACGGGCTCCTCGCCCGCG atGAGCTGAGTTCTTGGATACAGCAGTCGTTTAAACACTATGTTACACAAGAAGCTAAGCAACACTTCAATGACTACGACAAGGATGGTGATGGATTAGTGTCTTGGAAGGAGTATAATATGCAAATGTATGATCGTGTAATTGATTTTGATGAGAACACTGTCCTGGAGGATCAAGAAGAAGAATCATTTCGACAG CTTCATTTAAAGGAGAAGAAACGTTTTGAAAAGGCTAATAGAGATGATGTTCCCGATCTAAATGTGGATGAATTTGTTGCTTTTGAACATCCTGAAGAAGCGGAGTATATGACG GACTTCGTCATTCAGGAAGCCTTAGAAGAACACGATAAAGATGGTGATGGATTTGTTAGTCTGGAAGAATTCCTtggtgattacagaagagacCCAA CTGCAAGAGAAGATCCAGAGTGGATACTTGTTGAGAAAGATCGGTTCGTGAATGACTACGATAAGGATAACGACGGAAAACTCAACCCTCAAGAGCTGCTGTCTTGGATAGTGCCGAACAATCAGGGCATTGCCCAAGAGGAG gctCTTCACCTTATTGAAGAAATGGATTTGAATGATGATAAAAagctttctgaagcagaaatttTTAAGAACCAGGATTTGTTCCTTAACAGTGAAGCTACGGATTATGGGAGGCAGCTTCATGATGAACGTTTCTACCATGAAGAACTTTag